The genomic interval GCTTCAGGGTTACAGTCTTCAAATACTCGTCGGGATTCGACGATCAACTATGAGGTTGACCGGACGATTCGTCATACCAAGCAAAGTGCGGGCAATGTCCAGCGTCTTTCTGTGGCGGTAGTTGTCAATTATGCGCTGAATAGCGAAGGTAAGGCTGCTGCATTAAGTGAAGAGCAGGTTAAGCAGATCGAATCTCTGACCCGTGAAACAATGGGATTCTCAAGTGATCGGGGCGATACCCTTAATGTTGTGAATGCGCCGTTCAATGAAGTGACGGATGGTAGCGGAGAATTGCCCTTCTGGCAGAAACAGGCGTTTCTTGACCTCGTAACCAGCATTGGCAAGTGGCTGTTGGTTTTGCTGGTCGCCTGGATTCTGTGGCGCAAAACAGTACGACCTCAGATGCAGAAACGAGCCCAACAGCAGGCACTTATGGAAGGGCTCTCCGCCGCAAAACAGGAAGAGGATATTGTTGTCCAGCTTAGTCGTGAGGAGCAGGAACAGCAGCGGAAATCGCAGCAGCGTGTCCACGCTGAAAATCAGAGCCAGCGAATTCGTGACCTGGCTGAAAGCGAACCGCGCGTCTGCGCCTTGGTTATTCGCCAATGGATGAGTACTGAACTATGAGTCTGACTGGAACTGAAAAAAGCGCCATCTTACTGATGACGATTGGTGAAGATCGCGCCGCGGAGGTCTTTACTCACCTGTCTGCGCGTGAGGTTCAGCATGTAAGTGCCGCCATGGCGAATATGAAACAGATTTCCAATAAAGAGCTGATGGAAGTGCTACGGGAGTTTGAGGCTGAAGCGGAACAGTATGCTGCGCTTAGCGTCAATGCGGGCGATTATCTTCGCTCTGTACTGATCAAAGCCTTGGGTGAAGAGCGTGCGGCGTCATTGCTGGAGGATATCCTTGAGAGCAAGGAAACCTCTTCTGGTATGGAAACGCTCAACTTTATGGAGCCGCAAATGGCGGCCGATCTCATCAAAGACGAGCATCCGCAGATTATCTCGACCATTCTTATCCACCTGAAGCGTGCCCAGGCTGCAGATATCCTGGCCTTGTTTGATGAACGGTTACGTAATGACGTCATGTTGCGTATTGCCACGTTTGGCGGGGTGCAGCCTGCGGCTTTGGCTGAATTGACCGAAGTGCTCAATGGCCTGCTAGACGGCCAAAATCTCAAACGCAGCAAGATGGGCGGTGTTCGTACTGCAGCCGAGATTATTAACTTGATGAAAACGCAGCAGGAAGAAGCGGTTATCGAAGCTGTGCGTGAGTTTGATGGCGAACTGGCGCAAAAAATCATTGATGAAATGTTCCTGTTTGAGAATCTCGTCGATGTCGACGATCGCAGTATTCAGCGCCTGTTGCAGGAAGTGGAGTCCGAATCTCTGCTGATTGCACTGAAAGGGGCAGACGATGCATTGCGGGAGAAATTCCTGCGCAATATGTCGCAGCGTGCGGCTGAAATCCTGCGTGACGATCTGGCAACGCGCGGGCCGGTACGTATGTCGCAGGTCGAGAACGAGCAGAAAGCCATTCTGCTTATTGTTCGCCGACTTGCCGACAGTGGTGAAATGATAATTGGCGGTGGTGACGACGCTTATGTCTAATCATTCGAACGAGTTGCCGTGGCGCCCCTGGAAACTGAAGGACCTGAGTGAGCCGGTTCTTCCGGTGTTGGACGAGCCTCTTGATGCAGCCCCGCAGTTTACCGAGGTGGATTCTGAACCTGATAACAGCCTGGAGCTGTTGCGTGAGCAAGTACAACTGCGAGCGCAGGAAATTGGTTATCAGGAGGGGCATCAAAAGGGGTATGAGGAGGGATTCCGGCAAGGCGTTGAAGCAGGTCGCCAGCAGGGTGTGGAGGAAGGACTGAAGCAGCAGGAGCCTTTGGCTGCTCAAATGCAGCAGATGGTGACTGAGTTTCAACAAACGCTCGATTCTCTCGATAGCATCATTGTTTCCAGACTGATGCAAATGGCATTGACTGCGGCGAAACAAGTCATCGGGCAATCACCGGTTTGTGATGGTTCTGCACTGCTTAACCAGATACAGCAAATGATTCAGCAAGAGCCTTTATTTAGCGGGAAACCTCAACTTCGGGTTCATCCGTCCGACATGGAGCGAATCGAGCAGCATCTCGGGCCAGCGCTGGCTGCTAATGGCTGGCGTTTGTTGGCCG from Musicola paradisiaca NCPPB 2511 carries:
- the fliG gene encoding flagellar motor switch protein FliG, with translation MSLTGTEKSAILLMTIGEDRAAEVFTHLSAREVQHVSAAMANMKQISNKELMEVLREFEAEAEQYAALSVNAGDYLRSVLIKALGEERAASLLEDILESKETSSGMETLNFMEPQMAADLIKDEHPQIISTILIHLKRAQAADILALFDERLRNDVMLRIATFGGVQPAALAELTEVLNGLLDGQNLKRSKMGGVRTAAEIINLMKTQQEEAVIEAVREFDGELAQKIIDEMFLFENLVDVDDRSIQRLLQEVESESLLIALKGADDALREKFLRNMSQRAAEILRDDLATRGPVRMSQVENEQKAILLIVRRLADSGEMIIGGGDDAYV
- the fliH gene encoding flagellar assembly protein FliH — encoded protein: MSNHSNELPWRPWKLKDLSEPVLPVLDEPLDAAPQFTEVDSEPDNSLELLREQVQLRAQEIGYQEGHQKGYEEGFRQGVEAGRQQGVEEGLKQQEPLAAQMQQMVTEFQQTLDSLDSIIVSRLMQMALTAAKQVIGQSPVCDGSALLNQIQQMIQQEPLFSGKPQLRVHPSDMERIEQHLGPALAANGWRLLADNQLHPGGCKISADDGDLDSSIATRWHELCRLAAPGEL